In the Chloroflexota bacterium genome, CGTCTCGGGCAGCACCTGGTACCCGAGCCAGAGCGCCCAGGAGGCGACCAGCAGCGGCAGCGCGCGGCCGGCCGAGAGCAGCACGAGGGCGAGCGGAGCGGCGGCCAGCAGCAGGGCGTAGAGGGCCAGAATGTCGGTGCCGTTCCAGGTGAAGCGGACGGCCGCCACCGCGCCGATCAGCGCCGGCCAGCTCTCGACCTCCCCGAGCAGCGAGCGATCCACCCAGAGCGCGAGGCTCGTCCCGACGGTCAGGCCCAGGAAGACGAGCGTCAGCACGACCGTCAGCAGGTAGAGGGTGAGGGCCCGGCGGAGGGTCGTGATGACGGCGGCGCGCAGGCCGTTCTTCTCGATCCGCCGCCGCGAGACGATCCCCAGCACCAGTCCTGAGAGGAAGACAAACCCCTCGGCGGCCGTCACCGGGCCGGTGTTCCCGCCGGTCAGCCAGTACAGCCACGACACGCCGCCGATGTGATCGACGATCATGGCGAAGACGCAGAAGCCGCGCAGCAGATCGAGGCGTGGATCGCGGCCAAACGGCGTCGCGACGTAGCGCATCGCGTGCAGCATGCCGTCCAGAGCCTGTGCGGCCCTGCGAACGACTCCTGGCTGCTGTGGGAAGGTTGCGACGGCCATGATCCTCGACCTCGGACGGAGACCCCGACGCCTCCTACCTTCAGAGTACAAAGGAAACGCAAAGAAAATGCCAAGAATCACCCCTCAACTATGAAGATTCCGTTCAGGTTTTATGAGGACATGCGGCGGCATTGGCCCAGGCGTGGCGGGGGCGCTCGGTATACTCAGCCCAGGTCGGGCGGTGCTGCTGGGGGCGTCGCCCGAGGCCGGCAGGAGGGCGTGTGGACGCGACACAGCTGATGGTGCGGGGCGTCGTCGTCGGGCTGTTTCAAGCGAACTGCTACATCATCGGCTCGCGGCAGACGGGCGAGGCGATCTGCTTCGACCCTGGCGATGACGTTGACGAGATCAAGGCGCTCGCCCGCGACATGCGCGTGCGGATCACCAGGATCGTGTGCAGCCACGGCCACCTCGACCACATCATGGCCGTCCGGGCGTTGCGGGAGGTGACCGGTGCGCCGTTCCTGCTGCACCAGGCCGACCTGGAGCTGGCGCGGAGTCTGCCACTCTCGGCTGCGCGGGCGCTCGGTCGTGAGATGCCGCCGCCCCCCGATCCAGACGCCTTCCTGACCGAGGGCGACGACGTCGAACTGGCCGGCGAGACGTTCAGCGTCTTGCACACCCCGGGGCACACGCCGGGCAGCATCTGCCTGTACGGCGGCGGGATCCTGTTCTCGGGTGACACCCTGTTCCAGGGGACCATCGGTCGGACCGACCTGCCGGGCGGCAACTACGATGAGATCCTCGACAGTCTCGCCGTGAAGCTGATGGACCTGCCAGACGAGACCATCGTGCGGCCGGGGCACATGGACCAGACGACCATCGGCGCGGAGCGGCGGTACAACGACTTTGTGTCCGAGGCGCTCCGGCGGCACGCCAGCCGATGAGCGGGTCGCAGGCGTCCTCCGTACCGGCGTCCTCCGTGTCGGCCTCCCCCGTCCCGTCGTTGGAGCAGCCCTGGCGGATCGCCGTGGTCGGGCCGGGTGCGCTCGGCTGCCTCTTCGCGGCGCTGCTGGCGCTCGACGGCCACGACGTCCGGCTGCTGGGTCGGCGGGCAGCCCAGGCCGACGCCATCAACCAGCACGGGCTGGTGGTCGAGCGCGACGGCGTCGAGCGGCGGACGACGGTCCGCGCCGGCACGGACCCGGCCGCGCTCGGGCCGGTCGACCTCGCGATCGTGCTGGTCAAGGCGACCGATACTGCTGCTGCCGCCCCGAGCCTGCCGGCCCTGCTGGTGCCCGACGGGCCGGCCTTGAGCTTGCAGAATGGGCTGGGAAACGTCGATGCGCTGACGGCCGTGCTGGGGCCGGAACGGGTGCTCGGGGGCATCACCTCGCAGGGGGCGACGCTCCTGGGCGATGGGCGTATCCGCCACGCCGGCTTCGGGCCGACCTCGCTGGCCGAGGCGACGCGGGTGCTGACGCCGCGCGCCCAGACCATCGCCGCGCTGCTGGATCGGGCCGGCCTCGCGGCGACGGCGTACGCCGACCCCCTCCCGTTGATCTGGGGCAAGCTGATCGCCAACGCGGCCATCAACCCGCTGGGAGCGCTGCTGCGCTGCCAGAACGGGTTCACCGTCGAGCGGCCGGCTGCGCGTGAGCTGTTCCGTAGCCTAGCCCGCGAGGCCGGAGCCGTCGCCACGCGCCTGGGCGTCGTGCTGCCGTTCGACGACCCGGCCGCCCATGCTGAGGGCGTGGCCCGTATCACCTTCAACAACCGCAACTCGATGCTCCAGGATGTCGAGGCGGGCCGGCGTACGGAGATCGACGCCATCAACGGGGCGGTGGCGCGCCTCGGTCAGGAGCATGGCGTCCCGACGCCCGCCAATGCGACGGTTGCCCAGATGATCCGGGCCGTCGAGCAGGGCTACCTGTA is a window encoding:
- a CDS encoding 2-dehydropantoate 2-reductase, which encodes MSASPVPSLEQPWRIAVVGPGALGCLFAALLALDGHDVRLLGRRAAQADAINQHGLVVERDGVERRTTVRAGTDPAALGPVDLAIVLVKATDTAAAAPSLPALLVPDGPALSLQNGLGNVDALTAVLGPERVLGGITSQGATLLGDGRIRHAGFGPTSLAEATRVLTPRAQTIAALLDRAGLAATAYADPLPLIWGKLIANAAINPLGALLRCQNGFTVERPAARELFRSLAREAGAVATRLGVVLPFDDPAAHAEGVARITFNNRNSMLQDVEAGRRTEIDAINGAVARLGQEHGVPTPANATVAQMIRAVEQGYL
- the opgC gene encoding OpgC domain-containing protein, which encodes MAVATFPQQPGVVRRAAQALDGMLHAMRYVATPFGRDPRLDLLRGFCVFAMIVDHIGGVSWLYWLTGGNTGPVTAAEGFVFLSGLVLGIVSRRRIEKNGLRAAVITTLRRALTLYLLTVVLTLVFLGLTVGTSLALWVDRSLLGEVESWPALIGAVAAVRFTWNGTDILALYALLLAAAPLALVLLSAGRALPLLVASWALWLGYQVLPETLVVPWHIEHATTFPFAAWQALFISALTLGYHRRELSHWLTHESQRPTGAGLVYRAGLGAAACGLLLLAASLTPGQAYAATATVLPLTAVDLFDKASLGVGRILTFAVVAVAVYGGLTLFWRPIERLTGWLLIPLGQVSLYAYTVHLFLILAAYNVPPYVGSPEAGWELHNTVGQLLLVLILWAMVKRKVLFSLIPR
- a CDS encoding MBL fold metallo-hydrolase, which produces MDATQLMVRGVVVGLFQANCYIIGSRQTGEAICFDPGDDVDEIKALARDMRVRITRIVCSHGHLDHIMAVRALREVTGAPFLLHQADLELARSLPLSAARALGREMPPPPDPDAFLTEGDDVELAGETFSVLHTPGHTPGSICLYGGGILFSGDTLFQGTIGRTDLPGGNYDEILDSLAVKLMDLPDETIVRPGHMDQTTIGAERRYNDFVSEALRRHASR